From a region of the Constantimarinum furrinae genome:
- a CDS encoding four-helix bundle copper-binding protein, with protein sequence MRNEKLIHALGNCINHCNYCADACLDEENVKMMANCIRTDRVCAEVCSTLNQVLSTGYTNVNALVKYCIEVCNDCADECGKHEHDHCQECAKACRDCVEACKEFLA encoded by the coding sequence ATGAGAAACGAAAAATTAATACACGCACTGGGAAATTGCATCAATCATTGTAATTATTGTGCCGATGCTTGTTTAGATGAAGAAAATGTAAAAATGATGGCAAACTGTATACGTACAGACCGTGTTTGTGCCGAAGTTTGCAGTACTTTAAATCAGGTGCTTTCTACAGGTTATACCAATGTCAACGCACTAGTAAAATACTGTATCGAGGTTTGTAACGACTGTGCCGATGAATGTGGAAAACACGAGCACGATCACTGCCAGGAATGTGCAAAAGCCTGTCGTGATTGCGTTGAGGCATGCAAGGAATTTTTGGCCTAA
- a CDS encoding heavy metal translocating P-type ATPase yields the protein MKHDYQIHGMTCQGCRQHVEDVLTGIKGVAKAFVDLEKAEATIEMDSHIPLEVLQQALQEKGARYSITLPGHEQQHIPHKEKMPKGKGTGTYYCPMHCEGEKTYDAPGDCPVCGMDLVEEVSMMRTSQTQYTCPMHPEVVRDEPGDCPICGMNLVAMEPQESDENKSYKILRRKFWIALGFTLPIFLIAMSEMVHNNPIYTWMPMKYWNWVQFGLSIPVVFYATWMFFERAYRSVKTWNLNMFTLIGIGAGVAWLFSVFGMLFPDIFPAQFKTEAGTVHVYFEAATVILTLVLLGQLLEARAHQRTNSAVKELLKLAPNKAIRIVNGTEEEIAIDEISKGDVLRVKPGEKIPVDGSITKGETSVDESMISGEPVPVNKREGDGVSSGTINGNRSFEMKAEKVGSETLLAQIIQMVNNASRSRAPIQKLADTISGYFVPIVVLVSIITFVVWAIFGPDPAYVFALVNAIAVLIIACPCALGLATPMSVMVGVGKGAQNGVLIKNAEALETLNKVEVLIIDKTGTITEGTPSVEKVGVSEGGFSEKEVLQFVVSLNSLSEHPLAEATVQHGKMKDIEVLEATDFDAVTGKGVTGEVHGKKVAVGNQKLMEDVKAAVPEKLQVEILQQQKKGKTVPMVAVDNTVVGYVVISDAIKSTSKEAIATLQKKGIEVIMLTGDNEDTARAVANELNIKHFKAEVLPKQKLEEVERYQKEGKKVAMAGDGINDAPALAKSDVGIAMGTGTDVAIESAGITLVKGDLQGIVKAFTLSEKVMRNIKQNLFFALIYNTLGVPVAAGVLFPIFGILLSPMIAALAMSFSSVSVIANALRLRSIRLK from the coding sequence ATGAAGCACGATTATCAAATCCACGGAATGACCTGTCAAGGATGCAGACAGCACGTGGAAGATGTTTTAACCGGGATCAAAGGCGTTGCTAAGGCGTTTGTGGATCTTGAGAAGGCTGAAGCGACCATTGAGATGGATTCTCATATTCCTCTGGAGGTTTTACAGCAGGCTTTACAGGAAAAAGGCGCGCGGTATTCCATTACCTTACCGGGCCACGAACAGCAGCATATACCTCACAAAGAGAAGATGCCGAAAGGGAAAGGTACAGGGACGTATTATTGTCCCATGCATTGTGAGGGTGAAAAAACCTATGATGCTCCGGGGGATTGTCCGGTTTGTGGGATGGATCTGGTGGAAGAAGTGAGTATGATGAGAACTTCCCAAACTCAGTATACTTGCCCGATGCATCCCGAAGTAGTAAGGGATGAACCCGGTGATTGCCCCATTTGCGGTATGAATCTGGTAGCTATGGAGCCGCAGGAATCTGACGAGAACAAATCGTATAAAATTCTTCGGAGAAAATTCTGGATCGCGCTTGGATTTACGTTGCCTATATTTTTGATCGCCATGTCCGAAATGGTGCACAACAATCCGATTTACACCTGGATGCCCATGAAATATTGGAACTGGGTTCAGTTTGGATTGTCGATACCGGTTGTATTTTACGCTACCTGGATGTTTTTTGAACGAGCGTATCGTTCGGTCAAGACGTGGAATCTCAATATGTTCACGCTTATCGGGATCGGGGCTGGGGTCGCCTGGTTGTTTAGTGTCTTCGGAATGCTTTTTCCGGATATTTTCCCTGCTCAGTTTAAAACGGAAGCCGGGACGGTCCATGTCTATTTTGAAGCCGCAACCGTTATTCTCACTCTGGTGCTATTGGGGCAGCTTTTGGAAGCACGGGCACATCAGCGCACCAATTCGGCGGTAAAGGAATTACTGAAACTTGCTCCCAACAAGGCCATTCGCATTGTGAATGGTACAGAGGAGGAGATTGCTATAGATGAAATTTCCAAAGGCGATGTGTTGCGGGTAAAACCCGGAGAAAAGATTCCTGTTGACGGAAGCATCACCAAAGGAGAAACTTCGGTAGATGAGTCGATGATCTCCGGAGAACCGGTTCCTGTAAATAAGAGGGAAGGAGATGGGGTGAGTTCGGGGACCATTAACGGCAATCGTTCGTTCGAGATGAAGGCCGAAAAGGTAGGTTCGGAAACTTTATTGGCGCAGATCATTCAGATGGTAAATAACGCCAGTAGGAGCAGGGCGCCAATTCAAAAATTGGCCGATACCATTTCGGGGTATTTTGTGCCTATCGTTGTGCTTGTTTCGATAATTACTTTTGTTGTCTGGGCGATATTCGGACCCGATCCGGCTTATGTTTTTGCACTCGTAAATGCCATTGCGGTGTTGATCATTGCGTGTCCGTGTGCCTTGGGACTCGCCACACCCATGTCGGTGATGGTTGGCGTTGGTAAAGGAGCTCAGAACGGCGTATTGATCAAAAATGCCGAGGCGTTGGAAACGCTCAATAAAGTTGAGGTTCTTATTATCGATAAGACCGGCACAATTACCGAAGGAACACCGTCGGTAGAAAAAGTAGGAGTTTCTGAAGGAGGATTTTCAGAAAAAGAAGTGCTTCAATTTGTTGTCTCCTTGAACAGTTTAAGTGAGCATCCCCTGGCAGAAGCCACGGTACAACACGGTAAAATGAAAGATATAGAAGTTTTAGAGGCTACAGATTTCGATGCTGTAACAGGCAAGGGGGTTACCGGTGAAGTACACGGCAAGAAGGTAGCGGTTGGGAACCAAAAGTTAATGGAGGATGTTAAAGCTGCTGTACCCGAAAAGCTTCAAGTGGAAATCCTTCAGCAGCAAAAAAAGGGAAAAACCGTACCTATGGTGGCTGTCGATAATACGGTCGTGGGCTATGTGGTGATCTCGGATGCCATAAAAAGTACAAGTAAGGAAGCAATAGCGACACTTCAGAAAAAGGGAATAGAGGTGATCATGTTAACCGGAGACAATGAAGATACGGCAAGAGCAGTAGCGAACGAACTCAATATAAAGCATTTTAAAGCTGAAGTACTTCCGAAGCAAAAACTGGAAGAGGTAGAGAGATATCAAAAGGAAGGTAAAAAGGTTGCCATGGCCGGGGATGGGATCAATGACGCTCCGGCCTTGGCCAAAAGTGATGTAGGAATTGCCATGGGCACCGGAACCGATGTTGCCATAGAGAGTGCAGGAATTACGCTCGTTAAAGGAGACTTACAGGGTATCGTAAAGGCTTTTACGTTGAGTGAAAAGGTAATGCGAAATATTAAACAGAATCTGTTTTTCGCCCTTATCTATAATACCTTAGGGGTTCCTGTGGCCGCCGGAGTATTATTTCCCATCTTCGGAATATTACTCTCACCAATGATCGCAGCACTGGCGATGAGCTTCAGTTCGGTATCGGTTATTGCAAATGCGTTACGATTAAGATCTATACGTCTTAAATAG
- a CDS encoding NHL repeat-containing protein has product MKNLIIAAAAVFTLFSCKQEEKPKSWQLSQTIITEGVNPIGIAHSAEGIWLSDGDHNRVVLIDENGKVRKTIDSLDRPMHISSENSEVVIPQYGNDQIMRWKEDVVNIMAIEDSLDAPAGVWRRGTEIAIADFYNNRILYSETGQDWISFGKEGKAEGEFYYPTDVQITEDRIWVADAYNNRIQAFDKTGKYLQQMGADQKMNAATGIYVSDMNVFVTDFENDRILVFDHQGVLQQEVSENIAKPTDLILINDKLHVINYRNGKINVFEWKEIVANPDGEHEDHDHHDHDH; this is encoded by the coding sequence ATGAAAAACCTTATCATCGCGGCAGCCGCCGTATTTACATTATTTTCCTGTAAGCAGGAAGAAAAGCCAAAGAGCTGGCAATTATCACAAACTATAATAACTGAAGGCGTAAATCCCATTGGGATCGCGCATTCGGCTGAAGGGATCTGGCTAAGTGACGGCGATCACAACAGAGTGGTACTTATCGATGAAAACGGTAAAGTGAGAAAAACGATCGATTCTTTGGATAGGCCCATGCATATCTCTTCTGAAAATTCGGAAGTTGTTATTCCCCAATACGGAAACGACCAGATCATGAGATGGAAGGAGGATGTTGTAAACATTATGGCAATTGAGGACAGTCTGGATGCTCCAGCAGGAGTGTGGCGGCGAGGTACCGAAATTGCGATTGCCGACTTCTATAACAACAGAATCTTATATTCTGAAACAGGACAGGACTGGATCTCCTTCGGAAAGGAAGGGAAGGCCGAAGGAGAATTCTACTATCCTACCGACGTACAGATAACCGAGGATCGTATCTGGGTGGCAGATGCCTATAACAACCGCATACAGGCTTTCGATAAGACCGGTAAATATCTTCAGCAAATGGGTGCCGACCAGAAGATGAATGCGGCAACCGGAATTTATGTTTCAGATATGAACGTATTTGTAACCGATTTTGAAAACGACCGAATTCTTGTTTTTGATCACCAAGGTGTTTTGCAGCAGGAGGTTTCAGAAAATATTGCAAAGCCAACCGATCTTATTCTTATCAATGACAAATTGCATGTTATTAATTACCGAAATGGTAAAATTAATGTCTTTGAATGGAAGGAAATCGTTGCCAATCCCGATGGAGAGCATGAAGATCATGACCATCATGATCACGATCATTAG
- a CDS encoding heavy-metal-associated domain-containing protein, whose amino-acid sequence MKKSIIITVIVALVSVMGANAQKSMDQFLIQVDGLGCPFCAYGLEKKFKEFKGIKDVEIEIETGNFSFNYPSEKNLTMDAVQQQVEKAGYTPITAKIVRANGKVETSGVSESMVAEGAKLVTKSTVVAGKCGMCEARILKSAKTVNGVSTASWDKDTQMLEVTFDSNVANLETIEKAIAKVGHDTKSHKASKDTYESLPACCLYERLDQ is encoded by the coding sequence ATGAAAAAATCAATAATTATTACAGTAATCGTAGCACTGGTAAGTGTTATGGGAGCAAATGCTCAAAAATCGATGGATCAGTTTCTTATTCAGGTCGACGGACTAGGTTGTCCGTTCTGTGCCTACGGATTGGAAAAGAAGTTCAAGGAATTTAAAGGAATTAAAGATGTGGAGATCGAGATCGAAACAGGGAACTTTTCCTTTAACTATCCTTCCGAAAAGAACCTTACCATGGATGCCGTTCAACAACAGGTAGAAAAGGCAGGTTATACACCTATCACGGCAAAGATCGTAAGAGCCAATGGGAAAGTAGAAACTTCAGGAGTTTCAGAGAGCATGGTGGCCGAAGGTGCTAAACTGGTAACCAAATCGACCGTTGTCGCCGGAAAATGCGGAATGTGTGAGGCGCGTATTCTAAAGAGTGCCAAGACGGTTAACGGGGTAAGCACAGCAAGCTGGGATAAGGACACCCAAATGCTGGAAGTTACTTTCGATTCGAACGTGGCTAATCTGGAAACCATTGAAAAGGCCATTGCAAAAGTGGGTCACGATACAAAATCGCACAAGGCTTCAAAGGATACCTACGAGTCTTTACCTGCATGTTGTCTTTACGAACGTCTGGATCAATAA
- a CDS encoding HYC_CC_PP family protein, translating into MKQLISILMSVLLLASSTGITYAQHFCGEYKMLSEITLGEKHLSCGMAMDMPGCEDETAAHDCCDNEYVNVETDNTFSKATFDIEFDKNFVTAFVSVFVLQTPENYPDKTNNFADYDPPPLERDLQILYETFLI; encoded by the coding sequence ATGAAACAACTAATTTCCATTCTCATGTCGGTCTTGCTTTTAGCGAGCAGTACCGGTATTACCTATGCGCAACATTTTTGCGGGGAGTATAAAATGCTCTCGGAAATTACTTTGGGTGAAAAGCACCTCTCCTGTGGCATGGCGATGGATATGCCAGGTTGTGAAGATGAAACGGCAGCTCATGATTGTTGTGATAACGAATATGTAAACGTCGAGACCGATAATACTTTTTCGAAAGCAACTTTCGATATCGAATTCGATAAGAATTTTGTAACAGCCTTTGTTTCGGTTTTTGTACTTCAAACTCCGGAGAATTATCCGGACAAGACTAATAACTTCGCGGATTATGATCCGCCACCCCTCGAACGGGACCTTCAGATCCTGTACGAGACCTTCCTAATTTGA
- a CDS encoding DUF3347 domain-containing protein yields MKRYSLYLLIIGFTVLVSCADEKKNEEPEIVTVDTQKPLKSDEVALQGPIDVEFEEEGMKEIFTKYIEVKTALVYTDPANAAARASQLKKLLAKHNAGSNAIDATDNMVNASNIEELRRAFKIVTREMEPMVKKAIESGTVYKQYCPMAFNNTGAYWLSESKDIYNPYFGSKMLKCGRIDSEIKQN; encoded by the coding sequence ATGAAGAGATATAGTCTGTACTTGCTAATCATAGGATTCACTGTTTTAGTGTCCTGTGCCGACGAAAAGAAAAATGAAGAACCTGAAATCGTCACCGTAGACACCCAGAAACCGCTTAAAAGCGATGAAGTAGCACTTCAGGGTCCCATAGATGTAGAATTCGAGGAAGAGGGCATGAAAGAGATCTTCACCAAATATATTGAAGTGAAAACGGCACTGGTGTATACAGACCCTGCCAATGCTGCTGCCAGAGCATCTCAACTTAAAAAATTGCTGGCAAAGCACAATGCCGGCTCAAATGCCATCGACGCCACTGACAATATGGTGAATGCCTCAAACATAGAAGAACTGCGCAGGGCCTTTAAGATTGTTACTAGGGAGATGGAACCCATGGTTAAAAAGGCGATCGAATCGGGGACCGTCTATAAACAATACTGCCCTATGGCATTTAATAATACCGGAGCTTACTGGTTAAGTGAAAGCAAAGACATTTACAACCCCTATTTTGGATCTAAAATGCTTAAATGTGGGCGTATAGATTCCGAGATCAAACAGAATTAA
- a CDS encoding exosortase F system-associated membrane protein — translation MNKPVQILLVIVLTVGLVAIRMFEAVLFYDPLLEFFKTDHTTHPLPDLSEVCLLLHTGLRFVINTVLSLAILWVVFQKKEILELSVVLYLLLFIVAMIAFYLLIHSSEAGNHMALFYVRRFLIQPVFLLLLIPAFYFQKKY, via the coding sequence ATGAATAAACCCGTTCAGATACTTTTGGTTATTGTCCTAACGGTAGGTCTCGTTGCCATCCGAATGTTTGAGGCTGTGCTGTTCTATGATCCATTACTGGAATTCTTTAAAACCGATCATACTACACATCCCTTACCCGATCTTTCGGAAGTTTGTTTACTCTTGCATACAGGGTTGCGTTTTGTGATCAATACAGTGCTCTCGCTGGCAATTTTATGGGTGGTCTTTCAGAAAAAAGAAATATTAGAGCTTTCCGTAGTTCTTTATTTGCTATTGTTTATTGTTGCTATGATCGCCTTTTATCTTTTAATTCATTCTTCGGAAGCAGGAAATCATATGGCACTTTTCTACGTACGAAGATTCTTAATTCAACCGGTTTTTCTACTTCTTTTAATTCCTGCTTTCTATTTTCAGAAGAAATACTGA
- the xrtF gene encoding exosortase family protein XrtF: MKKLFKKYKSVIRFILLFLGVYLLLSLLYGLYLNFSKGGLYTPDFVTHLVARQSTAVISGLNYNAEIVAHNTDPTMKLIVNGDYVARIIEGCNSVSIIILFIAFVIAFAQKFKKTVLFILAGSVLIYAINILRIVILAIALYHYPEYEKVLHGVVFPGLIYGMVFLLWMLWVKMLNKTETNE, translated from the coding sequence TTGAAGAAACTCTTTAAAAAATATAAATCAGTTATTCGTTTTATACTCCTGTTTCTGGGGGTTTATCTATTATTGAGCCTGCTGTACGGCCTTTATCTGAATTTTTCCAAAGGTGGGTTATATACTCCGGATTTTGTTACACATCTGGTTGCCAGGCAAAGCACGGCGGTGATCTCGGGCCTAAATTATAATGCAGAGATCGTTGCCCATAATACGGACCCTACCATGAAACTCATCGTAAACGGAGACTATGTAGCGCGAATCATAGAAGGGTGTAATTCGGTAAGCATCATAATTTTATTTATTGCCTTTGTGATCGCCTTTGCCCAAAAATTTAAAAAGACCGTGCTCTTTATTCTCGCGGGTTCCGTCTTGATCTATGCCATTAACATCCTAAGGATCGTAATTTTAGCTATTGCCTTATACCATTACCCCGAATATGAAAAGGTCCTGCACGGGGTCGTATTTCCGGGGTTAATATACGGCATGGTCTTCCTGCTCTGGATGCTCTGGGTAAAAATGCTTAATAAAACCGAAACTAATGAATAA
- a CDS encoding GAF domain-containing protein — MPFDKLKPKVTTILANESESVDDRLTEVCELLQASIGYYDWVGFYFANHEARTLHLRAFAGEPTDHVVIPFGKGICGQVAESNENFVVADVKAQNNYIACSMYVKAEIVIPLFKDGVNVGQIDIDSHMADPFSPEDERFLEWVNERVSEIL; from the coding sequence ATGCCGTTCGATAAACTAAAACCTAAAGTCACTACTATACTTGCCAACGAAAGTGAATCCGTGGATGACCGACTCACCGAAGTATGCGAGTTATTACAAGCTTCGATAGGGTATTATGATTGGGTAGGCTTTTATTTTGCCAATCACGAAGCTCGCACATTACATCTCAGGGCTTTTGCGGGTGAACCTACCGATCATGTGGTAATTCCGTTTGGAAAAGGGATATGCGGACAGGTAGCCGAATCGAATGAAAATTTCGTGGTAGCCGATGTAAAAGCACAGAACAACTACATTGCCTGCAGCATGTATGTTAAGGCCGAGATCGTGATTCCCTTATTCAAGGACGGTGTGAATGTGGGACAGATAGATATTGATTCGCATATGGCAGATCCTTTTTCTCCGGAAGACGAGCGTTTTTTGGAATGGGTAAATGAGCGGGTTTCAGAGATTCTATAA
- a CDS encoding ABC transporter permease — protein sequence MLIYLRIIKESFNFAINALKNNKLRTFLSLVGVTIGIFSIIAILAAVDSLKKEIEGSMSGLDNSTIIIMRFSFGPTDVPRWKWQQFPDVTYDEYQYVKRNMPNLEAASFALNVPQDNIKFEENTVSNVQVGAITHEYYEIEALKLQEGRFFNESESNSGTPVIVLGDEIANNLFGSSAQAMGKKVRLYGRRFTVIGVLEKEGKGIFGNSKDTVVLIPANMARKIFGNNNKNTFPQIIVKPEKGVDNGEFVAMLKQKMRLSRGLKPDDIDTFFINQLQGFTDFIDNITGQMNIMGLIISGFSLLVGGFGIANIMFVSVKERTNLIGIQKSLGAKNKFILLQFLFEAVILAVIGGLIGLFLVFIVSILASQFTGDFEFVLSPWNMFIGTAISAAIGLISGILPAISASKLDPVEAIRTGM from the coding sequence ATGCTCATTTATCTTCGAATCATTAAGGAAAGTTTCAATTTTGCAATTAATGCCTTAAAAAACAACAAGTTAAGAACTTTCCTGTCGCTGGTAGGTGTGACCATTGGGATCTTCTCCATCATCGCCATACTGGCAGCGGTCGATTCTCTCAAAAAGGAGATCGAAGGCAGTATGAGCGGCTTAGACAACAGCACCATCATCATCATGAGGTTTTCATTTGGCCCAACCGACGTTCCCCGTTGGAAATGGCAGCAATTTCCCGATGTGACGTATGACGAATATCAGTATGTAAAGCGCAATATGCCCAATCTGGAAGCCGCTTCTTTCGCACTCAATGTTCCACAGGATAACATAAAATTTGAAGAGAATACCGTGTCTAATGTCCAGGTGGGAGCTATTACACATGAGTATTACGAAATTGAAGCTTTAAAACTTCAGGAAGGCCGCTTTTTTAACGAATCGGAATCGAACAGCGGTACACCCGTCATCGTTCTGGGAGATGAGATCGCCAATAATCTTTTTGGTTCTTCGGCTCAGGCTATGGGTAAGAAAGTACGATTGTACGGACGAAGGTTTACGGTCATTGGAGTGCTGGAAAAGGAAGGAAAAGGTATCTTCGGAAACTCTAAGGATACTGTAGTATTGATCCCTGCTAATATGGCGAGAAAGATCTTCGGAAATAACAATAAGAATACTTTTCCCCAAATTATAGTAAAACCCGAAAAAGGTGTTGATAACGGTGAGTTTGTCGCCATGTTAAAGCAAAAGATGCGGCTCTCCAGAGGTCTTAAGCCCGATGATATCGATACGTTCTTTATTAATCAGTTGCAGGGTTTCACAGATTTTATAGATAATATCACCGGACAAATGAATATCATGGGCCTAATCATTAGCGGATTTTCATTGCTTGTTGGTGGTTTCGGAATTGCCAATATCATGTTTGTAAGTGTAAAGGAACGAACTAACCTGATAGGAATCCAAAAATCCTTAGGGGCCAAAAATAAGTTTATCCTTCTTCAGTTCTTGTTCGAAGCAGTGATCCTTGCGGTGATCGGGGGATTGATCGGCCTCTTTTTAGTATTTATAGTTTCCATCCTGGCCTCACAATTTACAGGCGATTTCGAATTTGTGCTGTCGCCTTGGAACATGTTTATCGGTACTGCTATTTCGGCGGCCATCGGACTTATTTCCGGGATCTTACCGGCCATTTCGGCATCAAAGCTCGATCCTGTGGAGGCCATTAGAACCGGAATGTAG
- the purH gene encoding bifunctional phosphoribosylaminoimidazolecarboxamide formyltransferase/IMP cyclohydrolase, giving the protein MNSTKKVTSALISVFHKDGLEPIVKKLNDLGVMIYSTGGTQKFINDLGIKVIPVEDVTDYPSILGGRVKTLHPKVFGGILNRQDNENDVREMGQYNIPQLDVVIVDLYPFEKTVASGASEQDIIEKIDIGGISLIRAAAKNFKDTICVSSMEDYEDFLDVLSANNGEIMLEDRKRFAAKAFNVSSHYDTAIFNYFNSDHSIAALKISETNGKVLRYGENPHQRGFFFGNFDEMFDKLHGKELSYNNLLDVDAAVNLMNEFIGEAPTFAILKHNNACGIAQRDTVLEAYTDALAGDPVSAFGGILISNTEIDAVTAEEIHNLFCEVVIAPSFSEEAIEILKGKKNRILLVQKKTELPGTTTRSCLNGALVQDRDSITDAVENLTHATNNKPNNAELDDLLFASKICKHTKSNTIVLAKGKQLCASGTGQTSRVDALRQAIEKAKKFNFDLEGAVMASDAFFPFPDCVEIADKAGISAVIQPGGSIKDDLSIDYCNANGMAMVFTGTRHFKH; this is encoded by the coding sequence ATGAACAGTACAAAAAAAGTAACTTCAGCATTAATTTCAGTATTTCACAAAGACGGACTTGAACCCATCGTAAAAAAATTGAACGATCTGGGCGTCATGATCTACTCCACCGGAGGCACACAAAAATTTATCAATGATCTTGGTATCAAGGTAATTCCGGTAGAAGATGTGACCGATTACCCTTCTATTTTGGGAGGCCGAGTAAAAACTCTCCACCCAAAGGTGTTTGGCGGAATTCTTAACCGTCAGGATAACGAAAATGACGTTCGGGAAATGGGTCAGTATAATATTCCACAACTGGATGTGGTGATCGTAGATCTTTATCCGTTCGAAAAAACGGTTGCCTCGGGGGCTTCAGAACAGGACATCATTGAAAAGATCGATATAGGTGGAATTTCTCTCATCCGTGCCGCTGCCAAGAATTTTAAAGACACCATTTGTGTATCTTCTATGGAGGATTACGAAGATTTTTTGGATGTACTTTCGGCCAATAATGGTGAAATCATGTTAGAGGATCGCAAACGATTTGCTGCAAAGGCTTTTAATGTATCATCGCATTATGACACAGCGATATTTAATTATTTTAATAGTGATCACAGTATTGCCGCATTGAAAATAAGTGAAACGAACGGAAAAGTGTTGCGGTATGGAGAAAACCCACATCAACGAGGATTTTTCTTCGGAAATTTTGATGAAATGTTCGATAAGCTACACGGAAAGGAACTAAGCTATAATAATCTTCTTGATGTGGATGCGGCCGTAAACCTGATGAATGAATTTATCGGGGAGGCACCTACATTTGCCATTTTAAAGCATAACAATGCCTGCGGAATAGCACAACGAGACACGGTGTTAGAAGCTTATACCGATGCTTTGGCCGGTGATCCTGTTTCGGCTTTTGGCGGAATTCTAATCAGCAATACTGAAATAGACGCAGTAACGGCAGAAGAAATACACAACCTTTTCTGTGAAGTAGTTATAGCGCCATCATTTTCTGAAGAGGCGATAGAAATTCTGAAAGGAAAAAAGAACCGGATACTGCTTGTTCAGAAAAAAACAGAACTTCCCGGAACCACCACCAGAAGTTGTCTTAACGGTGCTTTGGTGCAGGACCGGGATTCAATTACAGACGCGGTTGAAAATTTAACACATGCAACCAACAATAAACCCAATAATGCAGAGTTAGATGATTTATTGTTTGCTTCGAAGATTTGTAAGCACACTAAATCCAACACCATAGTTTTGGCAAAAGGAAAGCAGCTTTGTGCCAGTGGTACGGGACAAACCTCACGTGTTGACGCTTTGCGACAGGCAATTGAAAAAGCAAAGAAATTTAATTTTGATCTTGAAGGAGCAGTAATGGCCAGTGATGCATTTTTCCCCTTTCCCGATTGTGTAGAGATCGCAGACAAGGCCGGAATTTCTGCTGTAATTCAGCCGGGAGGATCAATAAAGGATGATTTGAGCATAGATTATTGCAATGCAAACGGAATGGCAATGGTATTTACCGGAACACGTCATTTTAAGCACTAA
- a CDS encoding rod shape-determining protein, with product MGFFDFLTEEIAIDLGTANTLIIHNDKVVVDAPSIVARDRTTGKIIAVGREASMMQGKTHENIKTIRPLKDGVIADFDASEKMINMFIKDIPALKKKWLTPSLRMVICIPSGITEVEMRAVKESAERVNGKEVYLIHEPMAAAIGIGVDIMQPKGNMVVDIGGGTTEIAVIALGGIVCDKSVKIAGDVFTNDIIYYMRTQHNLYVGERTAEKIKIQIGAATEDLELPPEEMAVQGRDLLTGKPKQVQTSYREIAKALDKSILRIEDAVMETLSQTPPELAADIYNTGIYLAGGGSMLRGLDKRLSQKTDLPVYIAEDPLRAVVRGTGICLKNLNKYKSVLIK from the coding sequence ATGGGATTTTTTGACTTCTTAACTGAAGAAATAGCCATCGATTTAGGAACTGCAAATACCCTTATCATTCATAACGATAAGGTAGTGGTTGATGCGCCTTCGATCGTAGCAAGAGACCGAACCACCGGAAAGATCATTGCCGTAGGTCGGGAGGCCAGCATGATGCAGGGTAAAACTCACGAAAATATTAAAACAATTCGTCCCTTAAAGGACGGGGTTATTGCCGACTTCGACGCCAGTGAGAAAATGATCAATATGTTCATTAAAGATATTCCGGCCTTAAAGAAGAAATGGCTTACCCCATCGTTGCGCATGGTGATTTGTATTCCCAGTGGGATCACTGAAGTAGAAATGCGTGCGGTGAAAGAAAGTGCTGAAAGGGTTAATGGAAAAGAGGTCTATCTTATTCATGAGCCTATGGCGGCAGCCATTGGTATTGGCGTAGATATCATGCAGCCCAAAGGAAATATGGTTGTCGATATTGGAGGAGGTACTACTGAAATTGCAGTCATTGCCCTAGGCGGTATCGTTTGTGATAAAAGTGTAAAGATCGCGGGGGATGTATTCACCAATGACATCATCTATTATATGCGAACTCAGCATAACCTGTATGTGGGGGAACGCACTGCAGAAAAGATAAAGATACAAATTGGTGCGGCTACCGAAGATCTCGAACTTCCACCCGAAGAAATGGCGGTACAAGGGCGTGACCTGCTAACCGGAAAACCAAAACAGGTGCAAACTTCCTATCGTGAAATTGCCAAAGCGTTGGATAAATCAATATTACGAATAGAAGATGCAGTAATGGAGACCCTGTCACAAACCCCACCGGAACTTGCTGCCGATATATACAATACCGGTATTTATCTGGCCGGAGGAGGCTCTATGCTTCGCGGACTGGATAAAAGATTATCTCAAAAAACAGATCTTCCGGTTTATATAGCCGAGGATCCGTTACGTGCGGTGGTTCGCGGTACCGGGATCTGTTTAAAAAACCTCAACAAGTACAAGAGTGTTTTGATCAAGTAA